Proteins found in one Bacillus thermozeamaize genomic segment:
- a CDS encoding sodium ABC transporter ATP-binding protein: MALELRDVTKRFGSHVAVNRLNLKVEEGELFGLLGANGAGKTTTMRMILGLLAPTEGEITWFGRRMGYDLSHQIGYLPEERGLYPKLKVEEQLVYLARLRGMEKRKAQRQLREWLERFHVSHYADKRVEELSKGNQQKIQFITAVLHQPKLLILDEPFSGLDPVNVELLKKAVLDLKKQGTTILFSSHRMEHVEELCRTLCILRNGEAVLQGDLAQIKRSYGKKTVRLRMAAEWPDLAAIQGVERVHRTALGYEVKVRDEAVAQTILQEALKVGEVTGFSLEEPSLHEIFIEKVGAAYDEGGGEGE, translated from the coding sequence ATGGCTCTGGAACTGAGAGATGTGACAAAGCGGTTCGGTTCGCACGTGGCGGTGAACCGGCTGAACCTGAAGGTGGAGGAAGGGGAGTTGTTCGGGCTCCTCGGGGCCAACGGAGCGGGAAAGACGACGACGATGCGGATGATCCTTGGCTTGCTGGCGCCGACAGAAGGGGAGATTACCTGGTTCGGGCGGCGGATGGGATACGACCTGAGCCACCAGATTGGCTATTTGCCTGAGGAGAGAGGTTTGTATCCGAAACTGAAGGTGGAGGAGCAGCTGGTGTACCTTGCCCGTCTGCGGGGGATGGAGAAACGGAAGGCGCAGCGACAGCTCCGTGAGTGGTTGGAACGGTTTCATGTCAGCCATTATGCGGATAAACGGGTGGAGGAGTTATCCAAAGGAAACCAGCAGAAGATTCAGTTCATCACCGCGGTGCTGCACCAGCCGAAGCTCCTGATCCTGGATGAACCGTTCAGCGGACTGGATCCCGTCAATGTGGAACTTTTGAAAAAGGCAGTGCTGGATCTGAAGAAGCAGGGAACGACCATTCTTTTCTCCAGCCACCGGATGGAGCATGTCGAGGAGCTGTGCCGCACGCTCTGCATTTTACGCAACGGCGAGGCCGTCCTGCAGGGGGATCTGGCCCAGATCAAGCGCTCGTACGGGAAGAAAACGGTTCGCCTCAGGATGGCCGCCGAGTGGCCTGACCTTGCGGCGATTCAGGGGGTCGAGCGGGTGCACCGCACCGCCTTGGGGTATGAGGTCAAGGTGCGTGATGAGGCTGTTGCCCAGACCATTTTGCAAGAGGCGTTGAAGGTCGGCGAGGTGACCGGATTTTCCCTGGAAGAGCCTTCCTTGCATGAGATATTCATCGAGAAAGTGGGCGCCGCCTACGACGAAGGTGGAGGCGAGGGGGAATGA
- a CDS encoding septum site-determining protein MinD: MGEAIVITSGKGGVGKTTVTANIGTALALAGKKVCLVDTDIGLRNLDVIMGLENRIVYDLLDVAEGDCRLQQALVKDKRFDELYLLPAAQTKDKTAISPAQVKKIVDELKADFDYVLIDCPAGIEHGFRTAVEGADHAIVVSVPEVASVRDADRVIGLLEAEKKITPRLVVNRLKPRMARRGDMMDVEEMIQVLSIDLLGVVPDDEMVIKSSHHGEPTVINPAAKAAIAFRNISRRIMGESVPLMRLEEEQGFFQRFRNMFRRA; this comes from the coding sequence ATGGGTGAAGCGATTGTGATCACTTCGGGAAAAGGCGGCGTCGGGAAAACCACGGTGACAGCCAATATAGGCACGGCGCTGGCCCTTGCAGGAAAAAAGGTCTGCCTGGTTGATACGGATATCGGCTTGCGCAACCTGGATGTGATCATGGGATTGGAAAACCGGATCGTTTACGACTTGCTCGATGTGGCGGAAGGGGATTGCCGGTTGCAGCAAGCGCTGGTAAAGGACAAGCGGTTTGATGAGCTGTACCTGTTGCCGGCTGCCCAGACCAAGGACAAGACAGCCATTTCGCCTGCGCAGGTGAAGAAAATCGTGGATGAACTGAAGGCTGATTTTGACTATGTCCTGATCGATTGTCCGGCCGGCATCGAGCATGGATTCAGAACGGCCGTGGAGGGAGCGGATCACGCGATTGTCGTCAGTGTCCCCGAAGTGGCTTCGGTCCGGGATGCCGATCGCGTGATCGGTCTTTTGGAAGCGGAGAAAAAAATCACCCCCCGTCTGGTGGTCAATCGCCTCAAGCCGCGCATGGCCCGACGAGGGGACATGATGGATGTCGAGGAAATGATCCAGGTTTTGTCAATTGACTTGCTCGGCGTGGTGCCGGACGATGAAATGGTGATCAAATCTTCCCACCATGGCGAGCCGACGGTGATCAATCCTGCCGCCAAAGCGGCCATCGCTTTTCGCAACATCAGCCGTCGCATCATGGGTGAAAGCGTCCCGCTGATGAGGCTGGAGGAGGAGCAGGGGTTTTTCCAGCGGTTCCGGAACATGTTCCGGCGGGCTTGA
- a CDS encoding rod shape-determining protein MreC, which yields MSKIGRTLILILLGIMLAAALIGMTAGTRMTLSFPEKVFKDVLTWTQDQLNKPARAVAGLFQDMSGMFQLYEENQVLKKSLEHYAQLAAENEELRAQNKRLKEMLDYQQKENNYTLKLARVVARDPDRWMNNVLVIDLGEKDGVRPNMAVITPRGVIGKVVQVSHSSANVQLITDVENGSRVSAVVQGPSRAIGVIDGYDAQQGTLILSKVPLEDAIEPGQRVVTSGFGGIFPPGLLIGTIESVQTGENGLSLEARVRPAADLVHLDEVFVIMGGMER from the coding sequence TTGTCAAAAATTGGTAGGACACTGATTCTGATCCTTTTGGGTATCATGTTGGCTGCGGCACTGATCGGGATGACGGCCGGCACGCGGATGACGCTGAGCTTTCCGGAAAAAGTGTTCAAAGATGTGTTGACATGGACACAAGACCAACTGAACAAGCCCGCTCGCGCTGTAGCGGGCTTGTTTCAGGATATGAGCGGCATGTTCCAGTTATATGAAGAAAACCAGGTGCTGAAAAAAAGCCTGGAGCATTATGCGCAATTGGCCGCTGAAAACGAGGAGTTGCGGGCGCAAAACAAACGGTTGAAAGAGATGCTGGACTACCAGCAGAAGGAGAACAACTACACGCTGAAACTGGCCCGGGTGGTGGCTCGCGATCCGGATCGGTGGATGAATAACGTGCTGGTCATCGACCTGGGAGAAAAAGATGGCGTGCGGCCGAACATGGCCGTGATCACGCCCCGGGGTGTGATTGGCAAGGTGGTTCAGGTGAGCCATTCATCGGCCAATGTCCAGCTGATTACGGACGTGGAAAACGGCAGCCGGGTTTCGGCGGTGGTGCAGGGGCCATCGCGGGCGATCGGCGTGATTGATGGCTACGACGCGCAGCAAGGGACGTTGATTCTGTCAAAAGTGCCGCTGGAAGATGCGATTGAGCCGGGACAACGGGTGGTCACTTCCGGATTCGGAGGGATCTTTCCGCCTGGCTTGCTCATTGGCACCATTGAGTCGGTGCAGACGGGAGAGAACGGATTGTCCCTGGAGGCCCGGGTGCGTCCGGCTGCCGATCTGGTTCATTTGGATGAGGTGTTTGTGATCATGGGCGGGATGGAGCGATGA
- a CDS encoding iron ABC transporter substrate-binding protein, with protein MKKRHLLSVMMLGVSLLLIGCSANQQTNSSESPARQENTGQAAPTSGTADTHSDADFKDAVEGYRQYVIEQSDLFVKATEEFVAAVKSGDLDKSKALYAPTRMYYERIEPIAESFGDLDPNIDARENDVDEKEWRGFHRIEKALWVDQTTNGMESFADQLLNDAKQLRALVETVEIDPSMLITGAVELLNEVSSTKVTGEEERYSHTDLYDFAANVEGALKIFELLQPALEKKDPTLAKTIEARFDDVFQALAPYKKGDGYVLYTELTQEETKKLSQVIDALAEPLSNMGTILGT; from the coding sequence ATGAAGAAACGGCATCTATTATCCGTCATGATGCTCGGAGTTTCCTTGTTGTTGATCGGATGTTCCGCAAACCAGCAAACCAATTCCTCTGAATCACCGGCTCGCCAGGAAAACACCGGGCAGGCCGCGCCCACATCAGGCACTGCCGATACCCATTCCGACGCCGATTTCAAAGATGCGGTGGAAGGGTACCGACAATATGTGATTGAACAAAGCGACCTGTTCGTCAAGGCGACGGAAGAATTCGTCGCGGCCGTAAAATCGGGCGATCTTGACAAAAGCAAAGCGCTGTACGCTCCCACCCGCATGTACTACGAGCGGATTGAGCCGATCGCCGAATCATTCGGCGATCTGGACCCGAACATCGACGCGCGGGAAAATGACGTCGACGAAAAAGAGTGGCGGGGTTTCCACCGGATTGAAAAGGCCCTTTGGGTGGATCAGACGACCAACGGAATGGAAAGTTTCGCCGATCAGCTTTTAAACGACGCCAAGCAGCTGCGGGCATTGGTCGAAACGGTCGAAATCGACCCCAGCATGCTCATCACCGGTGCGGTGGAATTGTTGAACGAAGTGTCTTCCACCAAGGTCACGGGTGAAGAAGAACGGTATTCCCATACCGATTTGTACGATTTTGCCGCCAATGTGGAGGGTGCTTTGAAAATTTTCGAACTGCTGCAGCCGGCGCTGGAGAAAAAGGATCCCACCCTGGCAAAAACCATTGAAGCACGGTTTGACGACGTGTTCCAGGCGCTCGCTCCCTATAAAAAAGGCGACGGATATGTCCTGTACACCGAACTGACGCAAGAGGAGACCAAAAAACTCAGCCAAGTTATCGACGCCTTGGCAGAACCGCTGTCCAATATGGGAACCATCCTGGGGACATAA
- a CDS encoding rod shape-determining protein MreD — MAPGVRNGKQHLMFVLWGFVAFVLDGTVLQWFSPDVWGASQMVSPHLTLVVAAWWAVYHGPYQGLAAGALVGLAKDLIYGFTLGPSAVAMGLVCFLAGSLSRLIQPGFWFLLLVAAVGDLFYQAALLTVYRLFISFTVPLEWVLLHRFLPTMVANVLFALCLYPMMRRLLDRVATSEVGRD; from the coding sequence ATGGCTCCAGGCGTGCGAAACGGAAAGCAGCATCTCATGTTTGTCCTGTGGGGGTTCGTGGCTTTTGTTCTGGATGGAACCGTGTTGCAATGGTTTTCTCCGGATGTGTGGGGGGCAAGCCAGATGGTTTCGCCTCACCTGACCCTGGTGGTTGCCGCCTGGTGGGCGGTTTATCATGGGCCATATCAGGGGTTGGCTGCGGGCGCCTTGGTCGGCTTGGCCAAAGATCTGATCTACGGTTTTACGCTTGGGCCCTCCGCCGTGGCAATGGGCCTGGTCTGTTTTCTGGCGGGATCGTTGAGCCGTTTGATCCAACCCGGTTTTTGGTTTCTCTTGCTTGTGGCCGCCGTGGGAGATTTGTTTTACCAGGCTGCGCTGTTGACCGTTTACCGGTTGTTTATTTCTTTTACGGTGCCGTTGGAGTGGGTGTTGCTTCACCGATTCCTGCCCACAATGGTCGCCAACGTGCTGTTTGCCTTGTGCCTGTACCCCATGATGCGCCGCTTGCTTGACCGCGTCGCAACAAGTGAGGTGGGACGGGATTGA
- a CDS encoding 50S ribosomal protein L27, with amino-acid sequence MIKMNLQLFASKKGVGSTKNGRDSISKRLGVKRQDGQFVKAGNILVRQRGTKIHPGYNVGIGGDDTLFAKVDGVVKFERLGRDRKKVSVYPVADKAAAAAQA; translated from the coding sequence ATGATCAAAATGAATTTGCAGCTGTTCGCATCGAAAAAAGGGGTTGGAAGCACCAAAAACGGACGCGACAGCATTTCCAAACGGCTGGGCGTCAAGCGCCAGGACGGCCAATTCGTGAAGGCCGGCAACATCTTGGTGCGCCAACGCGGGACCAAGATTCATCCAGGTTACAACGTGGGCATTGGCGGTGACGACACCCTTTTTGCAAAGGTAGACGGCGTGGTGAAATTTGAACGGCTTGGCCGCGACCGCAAAAAAGTCAGTGTCTACCCTGTAGCGGACAAGGCGGCCGCTGCCGCTCAGGCCTGA
- a CDS encoding rod shape-determining protein RodA, with translation MRYQLRYFRELDLYIILIVLGLAVFSYIGITGAVPGQDYPQKQLLWYGIGFVVMTAVLLVDYSYVRLVAPALYIAGLLLLAGLRVFGHESKGALSWYKLPGGIQFQPSELMKIFLILMLAWYFSLREEQGKGLERFSDLLVPFLILAVPLVLILQEPDLGTSLVLIWSAGFMLISAKIRWQHVLILFLVLAIIVAALVGLYLWDREAFFEVIKPHQWNRLISFINPDAVPADLRYQVEQSLIAVGSGQLLGKGLFQGTQGKYQWVPEVHSDFIFTVIAEEHGFVGASLLLLLFFLLLYRMFQIAADAKDTFGVYVIMGVVGMWIFHILENIGMTIQLMPITGIPLPFVSYGGSSLLSNFVALGLVLNIGMRRKKIMFKN, from the coding sequence ATGCGTTACCAGCTCCGGTATTTCAGGGAATTGGACCTCTATATCATCCTCATCGTGCTCGGGTTGGCCGTTTTCAGTTACATAGGCATTACCGGTGCGGTGCCTGGACAAGATTACCCGCAAAAGCAGCTCCTCTGGTATGGCATTGGATTTGTCGTGATGACGGCTGTGTTGCTGGTTGATTACAGTTACGTCCGCCTGGTTGCGCCGGCGTTGTATATCGCCGGCCTGTTGCTGCTGGCCGGATTGCGGGTGTTTGGGCATGAGAGCAAAGGGGCGCTTTCTTGGTACAAGCTTCCGGGCGGGATACAGTTCCAGCCGTCTGAATTGATGAAGATCTTCCTGATTCTGATGCTCGCCTGGTATTTTTCGCTGCGCGAGGAGCAAGGAAAAGGGCTGGAGCGGTTTTCAGATTTGTTGGTGCCCTTTCTGATTCTTGCCGTCCCCTTGGTTCTCATCCTGCAGGAACCGGATCTCGGCACCTCGCTGGTCCTGATTTGGAGCGCCGGCTTTATGCTGATTTCCGCCAAGATTCGCTGGCAGCACGTGCTCATTCTTTTTTTGGTGTTGGCGATTATCGTGGCGGCATTGGTCGGGTTGTATCTCTGGGATCGCGAAGCGTTTTTCGAAGTGATCAAGCCGCATCAGTGGAACCGGCTGATCTCGTTTATCAATCCGGACGCGGTGCCTGCCGATTTGCGATATCAGGTGGAACAGTCCTTAATCGCTGTCGGTTCCGGCCAGCTTCTGGGCAAGGGGTTGTTTCAGGGAACGCAGGGGAAATACCAATGGGTGCCGGAGGTGCATTCCGATTTTATCTTCACGGTGATCGCTGAGGAACATGGTTTTGTCGGTGCCAGCTTGTTGCTTCTGTTGTTCTTCCTTCTCTTGTATCGCATGTTCCAGATTGCCGCCGACGCCAAGGATACGTTCGGCGTCTATGTGATTATGGGCGTCGTCGGGATGTGGATATTTCACATCCTGGAGAATATCGGCATGACGATCCAGCTAATGCCGATTACCGGGATTCCGCTGCCATTCGTCAGTTACGGCGGCAGTTCGCTGCTGAGCAATTTTGTCGCCCTGGGGCTGGTGCTAAACATCGGCATGCGCCGGAAAAAGATCATGTTCAAAAACTGA
- a CDS encoding deferrochelatase, whose protein sequence is MGESKTEKSKQTITRRDWLKMMGMGGIGLLLGYFGGSGLLAPSFKFAKSPGNTVPAQRTNGQVPFYGTHQAGISTPPQNFLCFAAFDVTTNKLSELASLFRAWTEAAAAMCSGKLVGTQNEHPHLPPSDTGEAAGLGPSRLTITFGVGPSLFDRRFGLASKRPPALADLPRFPGDNLQSEWCGGDIGVQVCADDLQVAFHAVRNLARIARGAAVLRWMQEGFQRLGTPGQINETPRNLLGFKDGTVNPDVNDKKVMNQVVWVQPSDGPAWMVHGTYMVVRRIRMHIEIWDRTTLSEQEATFGRYRKSGAPLGMKDEFDPLPLDAKNEKGEWVIPWNSHVRLAHGNGTEQILRRSYSYSSGMDTRTGKLDAGLVFICFQRDPRKQFIPIQQRLAANDKLNEYIVHVGSAVFACLPGTRAGGYIGETLFGS, encoded by the coding sequence ATGGGAGAATCCAAGACGGAAAAATCAAAGCAGACAATCACCCGGCGCGACTGGCTGAAAATGATGGGCATGGGCGGCATCGGTCTTTTACTGGGATATTTTGGAGGCAGCGGCCTGCTGGCGCCATCCTTCAAGTTTGCCAAATCCCCGGGCAACACGGTGCCGGCACAGCGGACGAACGGGCAGGTTCCTTTCTACGGGACACATCAGGCAGGCATCAGCACACCGCCGCAAAACTTTCTGTGCTTTGCGGCCTTTGATGTCACCACAAACAAGCTGTCGGAGCTTGCCAGTCTGTTTCGTGCCTGGACGGAAGCCGCTGCGGCAATGTGCAGCGGAAAACTGGTGGGAACACAAAACGAACATCCCCATTTGCCGCCTTCTGATACAGGGGAAGCAGCCGGCCTCGGTCCTTCCAGACTGACGATCACGTTTGGCGTCGGCCCGTCTCTCTTCGACCGGCGGTTTGGGCTTGCCTCCAAACGCCCTCCCGCACTGGCCGATCTGCCGCGCTTTCCGGGAGACAACCTGCAAAGCGAATGGTGCGGCGGAGATATAGGCGTGCAGGTGTGTGCGGATGATCTGCAGGTGGCCTTTCACGCCGTGCGCAACCTGGCACGCATCGCGCGGGGAGCGGCTGTCCTGCGGTGGATGCAGGAAGGATTTCAGCGGCTGGGAACACCAGGCCAAATCAATGAAACACCGCGCAATCTGCTAGGTTTTAAAGATGGTACGGTCAACCCCGACGTCAACGACAAAAAAGTCATGAACCAGGTTGTCTGGGTGCAGCCTTCCGACGGCCCCGCATGGATGGTCCATGGCACCTACATGGTGGTCAGGCGCATTCGCATGCACATTGAAATATGGGACCGCACCACGCTCAGCGAGCAGGAGGCCACGTTTGGCCGCTACCGGAAGAGCGGCGCTCCCCTCGGCATGAAGGATGAGTTCGACCCGCTTCCACTGGATGCCAAAAACGAAAAAGGCGAGTGGGTGATCCCCTGGAATTCCCACGTCCGGCTGGCGCATGGGAACGGCACGGAACAGATTTTGCGCCGTTCCTATTCCTATTCCAGCGGAATGGACACCCGTACGGGCAAACTGGATGCGGGACTGGTATTCATTTGTTTCCAGCGCGATCCGCGGAAACAGTTTATCCCCATTCAGCAGCGTCTGGCCGCCAACGACAAATTGAACGAATACATCGTGCATGTGGGAAGCGCGGTTTTTGCCTGCTTGCCGGGCACCCGTGCAGGCGGCTATATCGGCGAAACCCTCTTTGGGAGTTAG
- a CDS encoding 50S ribosomal protein L21, with translation MYAIIETGGKQYKVSEGDVIYIEKLPQEEGERVTFDRVLLIKKDAGVVVGTPFVAGATVTGVVDRHGRGKKLVVFKYKPKKNYKRKLGHRQPYTKVTIEKING, from the coding sequence ATGTACGCCATCATTGAGACAGGCGGGAAGCAATACAAGGTCAGTGAGGGCGACGTGATCTATATTGAAAAGCTTCCCCAGGAAGAAGGGGAAAGGGTGACGTTTGATCGCGTGCTCTTGATTAAGAAAGATGCAGGTGTTGTGGTTGGGACGCCGTTTGTCGCAGGCGCGACGGTGACAGGCGTGGTGGACCGCCACGGCCGAGGGAAAAAATTGGTGGTTTTCAAGTACAAGCCCAAGAAGAATTACAAGCGGAAGCTAGGTCATCGTCAGCCTTATACCAAGGTGACGATTGAGAAGATAAACGGTTGA
- a CDS encoding rod shape-determining protein (functions in MreBCD complex in some organisms), with product MAFARDLGIDLGTANTLVYVKGKGVVLREPSVVALRTDTNTIEAVGEAAKKMIGRTPGNIVAVRPMKDGVIADFETTETMLRYFINEALKTNNRFIKRKPYVMVCVPSGITSVEKRAVEDATRNAGAREAFTIEEPFAAAIGADLPVWEPTGSMVVDIGGGTTEVAIISLGGIVTCRSIRIAGDEMDEAVIQYIKRTYNLLIGERTAEMLKMDIGSAIVPEENMKSEIRGRDLVTGLPKTIHITAREVAEALAEPTSAIVEAVKVTLEKTPPELAADIMDRGIVLTGGGALLRNLDRLIAQETGMPVFVAENPLDCVAIGTGRALENLHLFKSRNRLLNI from the coding sequence ATGGCATTTGCAAGGGATTTGGGTATCGATCTGGGAACGGCCAATACACTGGTTTATGTCAAGGGGAAGGGCGTTGTGTTGCGCGAACCATCCGTCGTCGCGTTGCGCACGGATACCAATACGATTGAGGCGGTGGGTGAAGCGGCCAAAAAAATGATCGGCCGGACGCCGGGCAACATCGTAGCGGTGCGGCCGATGAAAGACGGCGTGATAGCTGATTTTGAGACGACGGAGACGATGTTGCGCTATTTTATCAACGAAGCGCTGAAGACGAACAACCGTTTCATCAAACGCAAGCCCTATGTGATGGTCTGTGTTCCTTCCGGAATCACGTCGGTCGAAAAGCGCGCGGTGGAGGATGCGACGAGAAATGCCGGCGCACGGGAAGCCTTTACCATTGAGGAGCCGTTTGCGGCGGCGATAGGCGCCGACTTGCCGGTATGGGAGCCTACAGGCAGCATGGTCGTGGATATCGGCGGCGGAACGACCGAAGTGGCGATTATCTCGTTGGGCGGCATCGTCACTTGCCGTTCCATTCGCATCGCAGGCGATGAGATGGATGAGGCGGTGATTCAGTATATCAAGCGCACTTATAACCTGCTCATCGGGGAACGCACGGCGGAAATGCTGAAAATGGATATCGGTTCGGCGATTGTGCCGGAGGAAAATATGAAAAGCGAGATCCGCGGCCGCGATCTGGTGACCGGACTTCCGAAGACGATTCATATCACGGCCAGAGAGGTGGCTGAGGCGCTGGCTGAACCCACCAGTGCCATTGTCGAGGCGGTCAAGGTCACGCTGGAAAAAACGCCGCCTGAACTTGCTGCTGATATCATGGATCGCGGCATCGTCCTGACGGGCGGCGGGGCATTGCTGCGAAATCTGGATCGGCTGATCGCCCAGGAGACCGGGATGCCGGTGTTTGTGGCGGAGAATCCGCTGGATTGTGTGGCCATCGGCACAGGGCGGGCCTTGGAAAACCTCCATCTTTTCAAATCGCGAAACAGGCTCCTGAACATCTAG
- a CDS encoding iron permease, protein MYEGKAHWMLKAGMVFIAAVFLLLFPAGKGGAAAQEPHEPDIQRTLLPLVGGALVEARDGHWDKAAAELEQFEKQWQAFHPAKTPLAENVATALAEARQALAGSGTKPDEAYAAISRLAKATQTFVNTQQTGGQKTDGKEAAKSLLPTLRQCLSEIRQQNWDQANQAFKRFDAQWLKMESAIRADNKQVYGEIETKMSLARISLQAEPPKAEAAESQVAALLQTVENYAHGKMQENPDGADHPNSSRQWTVQDAMDLLNQADGAIRSGNIQEAANHLQSFINAWLAIEGVVQTRDPQTYARIENQMTEAVSDLLSNPPRVDQASKTIAALQSELAPFANQSRYTAWDAAAILLREGLEALLILAALLAFLRRTGNASRQKWVWNGAIAGLLTSALLAIVLNYALSNAATGSARELLEGSIGLIAVVLMLAVGIWLHEKSRMKAWNEYIRQQVGMALASGNLWSLFLVSGLAILREGAETTIFYIGMAPSIHPAQLLTGIGMAAVLLLLLGFVIVKGSAWIPLRPLFLGGTVLIYYLVIKFLGESIHALQVAGNISSHVSEFLPSWNWIGCYPTWETFIPQVMVLLFILFQVFRVERKAVRQNHVYDAAK, encoded by the coding sequence ATGTATGAAGGAAAAGCGCATTGGATGTTGAAGGCGGGGATGGTCTTCATCGCCGCCGTATTCTTGTTGCTTTTTCCAGCAGGAAAAGGAGGGGCAGCGGCACAGGAACCGCATGAACCGGACATCCAGCGCACATTGTTGCCGCTGGTCGGAGGCGCTCTTGTGGAAGCCAGGGACGGCCACTGGGACAAAGCCGCTGCGGAACTGGAGCAATTCGAAAAACAATGGCAAGCGTTCCATCCCGCCAAAACGCCCCTGGCCGAAAATGTGGCCACGGCACTGGCCGAAGCCAGGCAAGCGCTGGCCGGCAGCGGAACCAAACCGGACGAAGCTTACGCGGCCATTTCCAGGCTGGCCAAAGCCACTCAAACATTTGTCAACACCCAGCAGACCGGCGGCCAAAAAACGGACGGCAAAGAAGCGGCAAAATCGCTGCTGCCCACGTTGCGGCAATGTTTGAGCGAAATCCGGCAACAAAATTGGGACCAAGCCAATCAGGCGTTTAAACGGTTTGATGCCCAGTGGTTGAAAATGGAATCAGCCATCCGGGCAGACAACAAGCAAGTATACGGAGAGATTGAGACAAAAATGAGCCTGGCCCGGATCTCCCTGCAGGCAGAACCCCCAAAAGCAGAAGCAGCAGAAAGCCAAGTGGCCGCATTGCTCCAGACGGTTGAAAATTACGCGCATGGAAAAATGCAGGAAAATCCAGACGGAGCGGATCATCCAAACTCGTCACGCCAGTGGACCGTTCAGGACGCCATGGACCTGCTGAATCAGGCAGACGGCGCGATCCGCTCCGGCAACATCCAGGAAGCGGCCAATCACCTGCAGTCCTTTATCAACGCCTGGCTGGCCATTGAAGGCGTCGTGCAAACCCGCGACCCGCAAACCTATGCCCGCATCGAAAACCAGATGACGGAAGCGGTCAGCGATCTCCTGTCCAATCCTCCGAGGGTGGACCAAGCCTCCAAAACCATTGCCGCCCTCCAGTCGGAACTGGCACCCTTTGCAAACCAAAGCCGTTACACCGCCTGGGATGCCGCCGCCATCCTGTTGCGCGAAGGACTTGAAGCGCTGCTGATCCTGGCTGCTTTGCTGGCTTTCCTGCGCCGTACCGGCAATGCGTCCAGGCAAAAATGGGTCTGGAACGGCGCCATCGCCGGGCTTCTCACCAGCGCTTTGCTGGCCATCGTGTTAAACTATGCGCTCTCCAATGCGGCCACCGGCAGCGCCCGCGAATTGCTGGAAGGAAGCATCGGTCTGATTGCGGTCGTTCTGATGCTGGCCGTCGGCATCTGGCTGCATGAAAAATCCCGCATGAAAGCCTGGAACGAATATATACGACAACAGGTTGGGATGGCGCTGGCAAGTGGCAACCTGTGGTCGCTGTTCCTGGTTTCTGGCCTTGCGATTCTGCGCGAGGGGGCCGAAACAACCATTTTTTACATCGGCATGGCTCCATCGATTCACCCGGCACAACTCCTCACGGGCATCGGCATGGCCGCGGTTTTGCTCTTGCTGCTCGGATTTGTGATTGTCAAAGGCAGCGCCTGGATTCCATTGCGCCCGCTTTTTCTGGGCGGGACGGTTCTCATTTATTATCTGGTGATCAAATTTCTCGGCGAAAGTATCCACGCCTTGCAGGTGGCGGGAAACATCTCATCCCACGTTTCGGAATTCCTTCCGTCATGGAACTGGATCGGGTGCTATCCCACATGGGAAACATTTATTCCGCAAGTGATGGTGCTGTTGTTCATCCTGTTTCAAGTATTCCGGGTGGAACGGAAGGCAGTCCGACAAAATCATGTCTATGACGCGGCCAAATGA